A window of Chryseobacterium sp. IHB B 17019 genomic DNA:
TCAAGGTTTACATGCGCTCTTTTAGAACCTTTATAATATGAAATATTATCAATTCTTACTATTCTCTCAATTCTATAATAAGTTAAATCTGTTCTTTCTACAAAATTTACGATTTTATAAAACAAAAAAATGAAAAAGAAAAGTAGAGGGAAAGCAAATGATGAAAATAGTTTCTTAATTCTTTTGGATATTAACAATCCTTTTTTCTCATAAAAAAAATTATTAAATACCAATGTGAATGGAGAAATAAAACCGATCTCTTTAAGATTATTAAAAATAATTTTACTACTTATAAGCGTACTTAAATAACCTACTCCTATCCAGCAGAGCATCACAGAAAATACGATAATAAAAAATTCTGAAGTTCCTTGATCTATCCGCCACCACGAAATATATGCTATGAAGAATGAAATCCCTAAAAATAGAATTGAAAACAGGAAATATAGTGTTAATATTTTAAGATTGTTATTCATAAACAACTATACTTAACCCTTTCTAAATTAATCATATTCTCCATAAATCAGTTTTTATCATCACAATTTCGGCAAATACCTTTCCTCAATAATATTCAAATGATGGTAATTATGCCCAACGATCAATTTCCCGATAGTTTCTACAGAAATTTGGTTTCCGTTGGCTGTTCCGATGTTCTTTAAGGCAGATGGATTCATTGTTTCCAGCAAGACTTGGGAAGATTTTCTAACCAATTTGTATTCTTCCAGTAAAGATTCTAAGCTTCTTTCATTGGCAAAAGACTGATTAGCGTACAGTTCTTCGTCAAAACCAGGTAGCTCATTTTGATCACCTCTTGCAAAAGCCAGAATACGGTACTGAAAAACCCTTTCTGTGTCTGATAAATGCAGAAGTAACTCCTTCAATGTCCATTTTCCTTCGGCATAAGCAAAGTTGGATTGCTCTTCTGTAAGTTTTGAATATATTTCAGTGGTTTTTTCTCCTGATTTTTTTAATTCCTCCAACCAGTTTTCGGATGGAATATTATCTAAATATCTCTGAACGTATTTTTGAAAATCTGACATTTTTTTAGTTATAAGTTATTAATTATGAGTTATGAGTTGTGAAAATTCACAATTGACAATTATCCGTTCGTCCATTCATAGAAGTTTACGGAATCATATATTTCGAAGCCGCAGCTTGGATATAAACGGTTTCCGATGTCATTGCTTTTTCCGGTTTCAAGTAAAATTCCACTGGCGTCGGTTGATTTTGCCAGTTCTTTGGATATTTCAATTAACTCTTTTGAAAAGCCTTTTCCGCGGTAATTTTCGTTGACATACAAATCATTCAACAGCCAGTAACGCTTCATTCTTGTTGAAGAAAGATTGGATATAGCTGAACGAAACCAATTAACTTACCATCATTTTCAGCTACAAAAATTTCTGAATCTTGTTTTTCAATTCTTTCTTTTAAAAATTTTTCTGCTGCAGGAACATCAGAATCTTTATGGTAAAAAATCCTGTATTGATCGAATAACTCCGCTAGTTGATGTAAATCCTGTAAGATGACTTTTCTGATCATTTTATTGAAATTAAAACTTTGTCAAAGATTTTAAACTTTGACAAAATACATTATAAGTGATGGTCGTAGCTTAGAACACGTTTCATTTTCCAGTCTTTGCCTTCTAAAACCCAGAGAATGGTAAATTTTGCGCGACTACCTTTGTTCCATTTTCCATTGGACAGCTCAAAGAATTCGTGCTCGCCTTCCTGTACGAAAGCATATAAAGCGTTCTTATTGTACAGCGGATAGACCTTCATAGTATTTGGAACGAGCTCACGTTTTATTTTGTTTGGACTGCTGCAGATATTATTTTTAATGGAAGCTGTGAAAGCCTCTTCTCCAGAGGTAATTCCGCCCTTGTCATGATAAAATTCCAAATCTTTGCTGACTATGGATTTATAATGAGAAAGATCACATTTATTAAAGCCTATATCGAAAATCAAACTGTCCAGCTTTTTTGCTGTTTTATATAATTCATCGGTATTTTTTACCTGAGAATATGCAATTTGACTTACAATTAGCAATAATAGAATTTGGATCTTTCTCATTATGTTTTGTTTTAAATTATAACAATCTGTCATTCTGACGAAGGAAAAATCTTTATTCATTAAAATAGATTCTTCATTACGCTTCGCTGCATTCAGAATGACAAAAGCAACTTTTTATAATTAAGAAAATGCTCTTTCCAGATCTGCGATCAGGTCTTCCGCATCTTCGATTCCAACGCTCAAACGAACCAAATCATCAGTAATCCCAAGTTCAGCACGCTTTTCAGCAGGAATGGATGCGTGAGTCATCAAAGCAGGGTGATTGGCCAGAGATTCTACTCCACCCAAAGATTCTGCTAACGTGAAAACTTTTAGTTTTTCTAAGAATTTAATAGCATCTTCTTTTTTTCCTGATTTGAAGGTGAAAGAAACCATTCCTCCAAAATCTTTCATTTGAGATTTTGCAAGTTCATATTGTGGATGAGATTCTAATCCCGGGTAAACTACCTGAGCAACTGCAGGATGATTTTCAAGATATTTCGCTACTGCCATTCCGTTTTCCGAGTGTCTCTGAACTCTTAACGCAAGAGTTTTAATCCCTCTTAAAACCAGATAAGAATCATGAGGACCTAAAATTCCTCCGCTTGCAAACTGAATAAAATGTAGTTTTTCTCCCAACTCAACATCTTTAGCAATCAAAGCTCCGGCGATAACATCGGAATGACCACCCAAATACTTTGTCGCAGAGTGCATTACAATATCAGCTCCCAGATCAATTGGTCTCTGAAGGTAAGGGGTTGCGAAAGTGTTGTCAACTGCAACAAGAATATTTTTTCCTTTTGCAATTTCTACAACAGCCTTGATATCAACTAACTTCATCAACGGATTGGTTGGAGTTTCAATCCAGATTAATTTAGTTTTATCTGTAATTACATCGGCAATTTTAGAAGCATCATCAAAATTAACGAAAGTAAATTTCAATTGATATTTTTCGAAAAGCCTAGTGAACATTCTGTAGGTTCCGCCATACAAATCATCCACTGCAATTACCTCATCTCCAGGATTTAATAATTTTAAAACACAGTCGATTGCTGCCAATCCGGACCCGAACGCCAAACCTCTCGCTCCATTTTCAATGCTTGCCAAAGAGTCTTCCAAAGCCTGCCTTGTAGGGTTTGCTGCTCGTGAATATTCATAACCGGAATGTACTCCCGGGCTTTTTTGTGCGAATGTAGATGTTAAAAATACAGGAACATTTACGGAACCTGTTGCAGATTCGTGGTGCTGTCCTCCGTGGATAACTTTTGTATTAAAATTCATACTTTTTTGCTTTAGGCTTTAAGCTTTAGGCAATAAGCTTTCCTTACTGCTAAACTTACTACTATTAATAAATATTTTGGCTAGGCTGCATGCAAAAAGCTTACCGCTTACTGCTTAAAGCCTATTGCTTTTTTACATTTTTATTGCAGATTTCACTGCGAACTCCTCAGCCATCTCTTCTATCCATTGTGCTACATCTTCTTCGCCTGTTGCTCTCTGGTAAGTATTTCCAAGAGACACTAGAATCTGATGGATAAACATTTTCATCTGATCAACGGGCATTTCTTTTGTCCAAAGGTCAATTCTCAATGCTTCCATCGTCTTCTCATCCCAAACAGAGATCATTGTCGCTTTTGTTTCCTCCTTCTCGATCCCGCCATCTTGGGCGTTCCATGTGATGTTTTCCGGAATATGATTCTCGTCCAGCTCTACATCTATCGTAATCTGAGTTTTTCTCATAACGTTCTATTTATTTCTAATAATTTTAAACTTTTTCTAATCTCTAATTTCTAACTTCTAATCTCTAAATCTTACTCCAATTTCGGCTTATACCCCGCCTGATTAAAAATCATTGTAGCATCCATATTCAGGAATTCCTGCAACTTTGTATCTGGTTTTTGCTTAAAATAAGCCTTACAAATCTGCCATCCGGTGAAAATTCCGATCTGTGGAGAAGATTCATTATCAATTTCCGTATAAAACTTTGAAAACGGCCCCGGAGCGATAAAACGGTCTTCCAGTCTGTGATCGTCACCAAAAATCAGGTTGTTTTCCACAAAATAATTCCAGATGTTGGCTTCATTTGCGACTGCCCATTCGTATTGTTTTTGAGTATAATTCATTTTTAAATACCCGGGATAAGTCGGTAAAAAAGCATCTTTAAGAATCATGATCTTTCCATTAAGAATCATCATATCAATAAATTTCTGATGATCAGGAGACTCTTTTACAAAACCTTCGGCAAAAATTTGTGCAACTTTTGGGACGATATTATTGGGGTTCATGGTTTTCTGGAAATACAGTTCCAATCCTTTATAATTCGGGTTTCCGTCACCCATAAAGCCTGTAATATCTATAAACAGGAGATTTCCTTTTACATCATAAAAAATAGGATCCTGAATCATCTGTAAGGCCGATGAAAACAGAAAAACTTTGGGGCTTTTAAATTTCGGAAAATAATATTTTATATGGGAAAATAAATCCTGAAGATCTGCTTGAAGCTTTTTCTGATCAATTTTTGCAACCGCTTCATTATAGATTTTTATTTCTTTTTGATCTGTTCTCCGCTTACCGAAATCTGCATCACTTACCGTCCCTTGAAACCATGGAAATTCAGCCTTAAACTGATCCAAAGGAATATTCTGATCATAAAACTCTTTAGAAATATCTGTAATTTCCACCTTTTCGGCAGGATTTTTGACTTCAACGTTCCATTGATTTTGAGATTCTTTTTTACAAGAAGCCAAACTCAAAACTAACAATAAAGAAAGTGCAATAGTTCTGAAAATCTTCATATTTTTACATGAAATTAATGTTTACAAAAATAATGAATTAAAGATAATTTAATGATGAAAAAGAAAATAATTACAATCCTTACTTTTTTGCTCGCTTTTTCCTATATCGGCGCGCAAAAGCTCACTTTTACCGATAAAAATTTTGAAAAAGCCGTTGTGGCAAATTTTGATCTGAATAAAGATGGAGCAATTGACCAATCCGAAGCTGATAAGGTTACTAACTTATTTGTATCCAACAAAATACAGGTAAGATCAGCAGAAGACGTCAACCTTTTTAAAAATGTCCAGACCATTGTTCTGGATGGTTCAATTATGATAGCCATGGACCTGAAGAATCTCAATAATCTGACATTATTTTCCTGTGAAGCATGTAATTTATTAACATTTAAAGGTGAAAATCTTAAAAATTTAAAGTCACTTTATCTTAACAATAATAAGCTTAACCAGATTTCACTTAAAAATACTCCGGAAATTAATGAATTAATAATATCATCCAACGTACTGCAAAGTATTGATGTAAGCCCGCTCAGCAAGTTAATTACTTTGAATCTGGAGAATAACCAAATTAAAAACCTGGATGTTTCGCAAAACCCGAATTTAGAAAGTTTAAATATCAACAATAATCCTTTAACAGAAGCGGATATTAAAAGAGGAAAAGTGGCGGCAAAACCCAGCAATCCTGTTGGTTCGTCTATCCCCGCAAATCCTTCATCAGTTCAGACAAATCCCACTTCTGCTCCACAAAAAAAAGCCAATGGAAATAAAAAGTGAACGACTGATCCTGAGAAAATTTGAAGAATCGGATGCCGAACGTATGTTTCTTCTGGATTCTAACCCTGAGGTGATGAAATACATTGGTATTCCACTTGTTTCGGACATCAGTGAATCAAAAAATATTATTAAAATGATCCTTCAGCAATACACCGACAATGGAGTCGGAAGGCTTGCCGTAATTGAAAAGGAAAGCGGACTTCTTATAGGCTGGAGCGGATTAAAATTATTAACCCAGGAGATTAACGGCTACAATAATGTTTATGATCTCGGCTATCGCTTTTTACCTGAATATTGGGGAAAAGGCTATGCTTTTGAATCTGCAAAAGCTTCGCTGGAATTTGGATTTAATGATTTAAAAACAGACACAATTTATGCTCACGCTCATTCTGAAAATGAAGGTTCTAATTATATTTTAAGAAAATTAGGCTTTGAAAAAACAGGCGAATTCACAGAACCGGACGGGATCTGCTTCTGGTATGAGCTAAAACGCAACAAATTCCTTTAAAAATACTTTCCAAACTTTTAATTTTGATATTCATTTAATTGACAAAAATATAAACAATGCAGACACAAAAAGTAATAGACCATATTGTAAACTGGCTGAGAGATTATGCTGTAAAAGCGAATGTAAAAGGGTATGTAATCGGAGTTTCGGGGGGAGTGGATTCCGGGGTGGTTTCTACGCTTTGCGCAATGACGGGGCTTGAGGTTTTGCTTTTGGAAATGCCGATCCGCCAGAAAGAAGATCAGGTAAACCGAGCTCAGGATCACATGGAAGATCTGAAAAAAAGGTTCCCAAATGTGCAGGGAAAAACCATCAACCTGACTCCTGTTTTCGAAAGTTTTGAAAATGTTGTTCATGATCATGTAGAAGGAAGATGGAGCAATAATCTGGCTTTGGCCAATACAAGATCCCGTTTCAGAATGTTGAATTTATATTATTTTGGCCAGCTTCACGGCCTTCTGGTTTGTGGAACAGGAAATAAAGTGGAAGATTTCGGGATTGGTTTTTATACAAAATATGGTGATGGTGGTGTTGATGTTTCGCCAGTTGCGGATCTTTATAAAACAGAAATTTATGAGCTTGCAAAAGCATTAAACTTAATTGAAAGCATTCAAAATGCCATTCCTACGGACGGACTTTGGGATGCGGAAAGAACTGATGAAGATCAAATCGGGGCCACTTATCCTGAGCTGGAAAAAATTCAAAAAGAATACGGCATAAAAACCGCCGAAGACTACGAAGGCCGCGATAAGGAGGTTTTCATGATCTTTGACAGGATGCACAAAGCTGCAAAACATAAAATGGTTCCCATTCCGATCTGTGATATTCCGGAAGAATGGAGGAATTAATTTTGAGTTATGAGTTATAAATTATGAGTCTTGAGTTATTGCATGTCTTCATTTGACCTGTGGTGACGAAATTGACAATTCACAATTGACATTTAATATTATGAACGGTAAAACGAGATCGCTTTTTTTCATCTGTTTAGGACTTCTTTTCGGGATGTCTATGATGTATATTTACAATAATTTTATTGCTGATAAAAATCCAGCTTCAGCGAATACAGCTGTTGAATACGGAAAAGTAAATGAAAAGCCGGGAAATACTTCCCAACAAAGCATTGATCAGTTAACAGAAGAAAAAACGGTGATCAACTATGTAAAACAAAACCACAGGC
This region includes:
- a CDS encoding GNAT family N-acetyltransferase, giving the protein MKRYWLLNDLYVNENYRGKGFSKELIEISKELAKSTDASGILLETGKSNDIGNRLYPSCGFEIYDSVNFYEWTNG
- the gldB gene encoding gliding motility lipoprotein GldB; translated protein: MKIFRTIALSLLLVLSLASCKKESQNQWNVEVKNPAEKVEITDISKEFYDQNIPLDQFKAEFPWFQGTVSDADFGKRRTDQKEIKIYNEAVAKIDQKKLQADLQDLFSHIKYYFPKFKSPKVFLFSSALQMIQDPIFYDVKGNLLFIDITGFMGDGNPNYKGLELYFQKTMNPNNIVPKVAQIFAEGFVKESPDHQKFIDMMILNGKIMILKDAFLPTYPGYLKMNYTQKQYEWAVANEANIWNYFVENNLIFGDDHRLEDRFIAPGPFSKFYTEIDNESSPQIGIFTGWQICKAYFKQKPDTKLQEFLNMDATMIFNQAGYKPKLE
- a CDS encoding cystathionine gamma-synthase; the encoded protein is MNFNTKVIHGGQHHESATGSVNVPVFLTSTFAQKSPGVHSGYEYSRAANPTRQALEDSLASIENGARGLAFGSGLAAIDCVLKLLNPGDEVIAVDDLYGGTYRMFTRLFEKYQLKFTFVNFDDASKIADVITDKTKLIWIETPTNPLMKLVDIKAVVEIAKGKNILVAVDNTFATPYLQRPIDLGADIVMHSATKYLGGHSDVIAGALIAKDVELGEKLHFIQFASGGILGPHDSYLVLRGIKTLALRVQRHSENGMAVAKYLENHPAVAQVVYPGLESHPQYELAKSQMKDFGGMVSFTFKSGKKEDAIKFLEKLKVFTLAESLGGVESLANHPALMTHASIPAEKRAELGITDDLVRLSVGIEDAEDLIADLERAFS
- the nadE gene encoding NAD(+) synthase, giving the protein MQTQKVIDHIVNWLRDYAVKANVKGYVIGVSGGVDSGVVSTLCAMTGLEVLLLEMPIRQKEDQVNRAQDHMEDLKKRFPNVQGKTINLTPVFESFENVVHDHVEGRWSNNLALANTRSRFRMLNLYYFGQLHGLLVCGTGNKVEDFGIGFYTKYGDGGVDVSPVADLYKTEIYELAKALNLIESIQNAIPTDGLWDAERTDEDQIGATYPELEKIQKEYGIKTAEDYEGRDKEVFMIFDRMHKAAKHKMVPIPICDIPEEWRN
- a CDS encoding leucine-rich repeat domain-containing protein, translated to MMKKKIITILTFLLAFSYIGAQKLTFTDKNFEKAVVANFDLNKDGAIDQSEADKVTNLFVSNKIQVRSAEDVNLFKNVQTIVLDGSIMIAMDLKNLNNLTLFSCEACNLLTFKGENLKNLKSLYLNNNKLNQISLKNTPEINELIISSNVLQSIDVSPLSKLITLNLENNQIKNLDVSQNPNLESLNINNNPLTEADIKRGKVAAKPSNPVGSSIPANPSSVQTNPTSAPQKKANGNKK
- a CDS encoding GNAT family N-acetyltransferase, with the translated sequence MIRKVILQDLHQLAELFDQYRIFYHKDSDVPAAEKFLKERIEKQDSEIFVAENDGKLIGFVQLYPIFLQQE
- a CDS encoding DUF4440 domain-containing protein, with amino-acid sequence MRKIQILLLLIVSQIAYSQVKNTDELYKTAKKLDSLIFDIGFNKCDLSHYKSIVSKDLEFYHDKGGITSGEEAFTASIKNNICSSPNKIKRELVPNTMKVYPLYNKNALYAFVQEGEHEFFELSNGKWNKGSRAKFTILWVLEGKDWKMKRVLSYDHHL
- a CDS encoding GNAT family N-acetyltransferase gives rise to the protein MEIKSERLILRKFEESDAERMFLLDSNPEVMKYIGIPLVSDISESKNIIKMILQQYTDNGVGRLAVIEKESGLLIGWSGLKLLTQEINGYNNVYDLGYRFLPEYWGKGYAFESAKASLEFGFNDLKTDTIYAHAHSENEGSNYILRKLGFEKTGEFTEPDGICFWYELKRNKFL
- the gldC gene encoding gliding motility protein GldC; the protein is MRKTQITIDVELDENHIPENITWNAQDGGIEKEETKATMISVWDEKTMEALRIDLWTKEMPVDQMKMFIHQILVSLGNTYQRATGEEDVAQWIEEMAEEFAVKSAIKM
- a CDS encoding DinB family protein, whose protein sequence is MSDFQKYVQRYLDNIPSENWLEELKKSGEKTTEIYSKLTEEQSNFAYAEGKWTLKELLLHLSDTERVFQYRILAFARGDQNELPGFDEELYANQSFANERSLESLLEEYKLVRKSSQVLLETMNPSALKNIGTANGNQISVETIGKLIVGHNYHHLNIIEERYLPKL